TTGCGGGTTTCCAGGTGGCTGCCGGAGATCGACGCATAGACCGAGCGGATGTCGCAGCCGGCCATCAGTTCGGCCTCCTCCACCGCGCGCTGTATCGAGTGCACGGTCGATTCGATGTCGACCACCGAGCCGCGCTTCATGCCGCGCGAGACGTGGGTGCCGATGCCGATCACGGTGATCGGTTCGCCCGGCTCGTACTCGCCGACGATCGCCACCACCTTCGAGGTGCCGATGTCGAGCCCGACCACCAATTGCTTGTCATTGCGCGGCTTCATGAGCGGGGCGAACCTCCAGCGTTGACGGCGGCCGTCTGCGGCCAGCGCACGGCGAATCCATTGGTGTAGCGAAGATCGGCGTAGGCGAAGCCGTCGGTGTGGCCGGCGATCAGCTGCGGGTAGACGTCGAGGAAGCGACGCAGCCGGCGCCCGGCGTACTCGCGGTCGCCGATCACGATCTGCGCGCCGTCCGCCATGCTCACGCTCCAGCTGCCACGGTCGGTCAGCGCCACGCCGGTGATCTGCAGTTGAGTGCCGGCGAATGCCTTGCGGGTTTCCGCATAGAAGCTGACCACCTCGGCCAGCCGTGCATCCGGGCCGTGCAGGCTCGGCAGCGCGCCGACGCCATCCATGCCCGGCGCATCGAACACCAGGCCTTGCCGGCTGATCAGCTGCTTGTCGTTCCAGCGTGCGAACGGCTGGCGCTCGTAGATGCGCAACTGCAGGGTGTCCGGCCAGCGCTTGCGCGCCTCGACAGACTCCACCCACGGCAGCGCGGCGACGGCCTTCTGCACCGCATCGAGATCCAGCGCGAAGAAGCCCTTGCCCAGGCGCGGCCGCACCGCGGCGCGGATGTCGTCCGCGCTGACGTGCTT
This window of the Rhodanobacter soli genome carries:
- a CDS encoding cell division protein FtsQ/DivIB is translated as MKGTIRLVAWCLAIALVALPIVGVLRGWFAAGRWPVTQLTVQAEFKHVSADDIRAAVRPRLGKGFFALDLDAVQKAVAALPWVESVEARKRWPDTLQLRIYERQPFARWNDKQLISRQGLVFDAPGMDGVGALPSLHGPDARLAEVVSFYAETRKAFAGTQLQITGVALTDRGSWSVSMADGAQIVIGDREYAGRRLRRFLDVYPQLIAGHTDGFAYADLRYTNGFAVRWPQTAAVNAGGSPRS